A stretch of the Aegilops tauschii subsp. strangulata cultivar AL8/78 chromosome 4, Aet v6.0, whole genome shotgun sequence genome encodes the following:
- the LOC109748027 gene encoding large ribosomal subunit protein mL102 (rPPR5), whose amino-acid sequence MARRHLRIPLLPLVSRNPHAPTTLNLRHAFCSSTAAPTIDAASSAAASAVETPEEAPAATAAAGPEAEALESAPARAPREEEPLHERILHMIRRRKWTTRMENSVRLLSPTLTAPLVHGVISAAAAADRADLSLQFFRFAYRRAGFRPEPATFALLVPILASKSMLNHARCILLETMPSFSIPPEEATVAALVAAYGKAGIPQEAVKLFRLMPELGIARTALSYNAVLKAILCRGREAMARRIYNAMIADGVVPDLSTYNTLIWGFGLCKKMESAVRVFEDMKDHGVTPDVTTYNTLLNAWVRTGDMESVRKVFDEMPVAGFERNSISYNVMIKGYVEANKVEEAVGLFKEMGEKGLRLSEKTFAALMPGLCDDEGKAAEARKAVEDMAERRLTPKDKSVFLRLVSTLCKAGDLDGALEVHKKSGQFKHVLVDPRQYGVLMESLCAGGKCDRAVEVLDELLEKGTLLSPKSPVLEAPAYNPVIEYLCNNGNTNKAETFFRQLMKKGVDDKSAFNSLIRGHAKEGALEAAKEILSIMTRRGVPTDPHSHALLIDSFLKKNEPADAKTALDSMMVHGHLPRPALFQSVMVSLFNDGRVQTASRVMKSMIEKGVTENMDMAHMILEALFMRGHVEEAIGRVNLMVENGFVPDLDKLLVSLCQKDKVMEAHKLADFALDRDFEVSFSTYDKVLEALYTEEKTLPAYSMLCKIKHKGGVVDQKGCDALMDSLKAGGYSKQADILSRILVENGSSTSKRGKKTAMGA is encoded by the coding sequence ATGGCGCGCCGCCACCTTCGCATCCCCCTCCTCCCGCTCGTCTCCCGCAACCCCCACGCACCCACCACCCTCAACCTCCGCCATGCCTTCTGCTCCTCCACCGCCGCCCCCACCATCGACGCAGCATCCTCCGCCGCTGCCTCCGCCGTCGAGACCCCGGAAGAAGCTCCGGCAGCAACGGCCGCGGCGGGTCCGGAGGCAGAGGCCTTGGAGTCGGCCCCGGCCCGTGCCCCCCGGGAGGAGGAGCCCCTGCACGAGAGGATCCTCCACATGATCCGCCGCCGCAAGTGGACAACCCGCATGGAGAACTCGGTCCGCCTGCTCTCCCCGACTCTCACGGCGCCGCTCGTCCACGGCGTGATCtccgccgcggccgccgccgaCCGCGCCGACCTCTCGCTCCAGTTCTTCCGCTTCGCGTACCGCCGCGCCGGGTTCCGCCCGGAGCCGGCCACCTTCGCGCTCCTCGTCCCGATCCTCGCGTCCAAGAGCATGCTCAACCACGCCCGCTGCATCCTCCTCGAGACCATGCCGTCCTTCTCCATCCCCCCTGAGGAGGCCACTGTCGCGGCCCTCGTCGCTGCCTACGGCAAGGCCGGCATCCCGCAGGAGGCCGTCAAGCTCTTCCGCCTGATGCCCGAGCTCGGCATCGCCCGCACCGCGCTCTCCTACAACGCCGTGCTCAAGGCCATTCTCTGCCGCGGCCGCGAGGCCATGGCCAGGCGGATCTACAACGCCATGATCGCCGACGGCGTCGTCCCGGACCTGTCCACCTACAACACGCTGATCTGGGGGTTCGGCCTGTGCAAGAAGATGGAGTCCGCCGTGAGGGTCTTTGAGGACATGAAGGACCACGGGGTGACGCCTGATGTGACCACCTACAACACCCTGCTCAATGCCTGGGTGCGGACAGGCGATATGGAGAGTGTGcggaaggtgttcgatgaaatgccggTGGCTGGTTTTGAGCGGAACTCAATCTCATACAATGTCATGATCAAGGGATATGTTGAGGCGAATAAGGTTGAGGAGGCAGTGGGGTTGTTCAAGGAGATGGGGGAGAAGGGGCTGAGGTTGAGTGAGAAGACGTTTGCTGCATTGATGCCGGGGCTTTGTGATGACGAGGGCAAGGCCGCGGAGGCCCGGAAGGCAGTGGAGGATATGGCAGAGCGACGACTCACGCCAAAGGACAAATCGGTGTTTCTGAGGCTCGTGTCGACATTGTGCAAAGCTGGGGATTTGGATGGGGCATTGGAGGTGCATAAGAAGAGCGGGCAGTTCAAGCATGTCCTGGTGGATCCGAGGCAGTACGGTGTGTTGATGGAGAGCTTGTGTGCAGGTGGTAAGTGTGATCGTGCTGTGGAGGTGCTCGATGAGCTTCTTGAGAAGGGCACACTGCTTAGCCCAAAGAGTCCAGTGCTGGAAGCACCGGCTTATAATCCAGTGATCGAGTATCTGTGCAACAATGGAAATACAAACAAGGCTGAGACGTTCTTCAGGCAGCTGATGAAGAAAGGCGTGGATGACAAGTCTGCATTCAACAGTCTTATCCGTGGGCATGCAAAGGAAGGTGCGCTGGAGGCTGCAAAGGAGATTCTTTCCATTATGACACGCCGTGGTGTCCCTACTGACCCCCATTCGCATGCACTACTTATTGATAGTTTCCTGAAGAAAAATGAGCCAGCTGATGCAAAGACAGCATTGGACAGCATGATGGTGCATGGTCACTTACCAAGGCCAGCTCTGTTCCAGTCTGTCATGGTGTCGCTTTTCAATGATGGCCGGGTTCAGACTGCAAGTAGGGTCATGAAGAGTATGATCGAGAAGGGGGTTACTGAGAACATGGATATGGCACATATGATTTTGGAAGCTCTCTTCATGAGGGGTCATGTAGAGGAGGCGATTGGTCGTGTCAATCTGATGGTGGAAAATGGCTTTGTGCCTGATCTAGATAAGTTGCTTGTTTCCCTTTGCCAGAAGGACAAAGTGATGGAGGCACATAAGCTGGCTGATTTTGCGTTGGATCGGGACTTTGAAGTTAGCTTCTCAACCTATGACAAAGTCCTGGAAGCCCTGTACACTGAGGAGAAGACATTGCCAGCCTACTCCATGCTCTGCAAGATCAAGCACAAAGGAGGTGTTGTAGACCAGAAGGGGTGTGATGCTTTGATGGATAGCTTAAAAGCTGGAGGATACTCAAAGCAAGCTGACATTTTGTCTAGGATCTTGGTGGAGAATGGATCGTCAACATCCAAGAGGGGCAAAAAGACTGCCATGGGTGCGTAG